The proteins below come from a single Molothrus ater isolate BHLD 08-10-18 breed brown headed cowbird chromosome 3, BPBGC_Mater_1.1, whole genome shotgun sequence genomic window:
- the CRLS1 gene encoding cardiolipin synthase (CMP-forming) gives MLAAAWLGRGSWGLLRGAARRRPGGGARPLGGRPGSAAAGSGGRRGGGVSCVPACAGLPRLLRAPAGAWRLLSGGAAPPEPRRERGAAGPYAELYENPWTIPNILSMARMGLAPVLGYLIVEENFNVALGVFVLAGVTDLLDGFIARNWANQKSALGSALDPLADKILISVLYVSLTCANLIPVPLTSMIILRDAALIAAVFYVRYKTLSPPRTLSRYFNPCYATAQLKPTFISKMNTAVQLILVAASLAAPVFNYVDSIYLQTLWCITAFTTVTSAYSYYHYGRKTVQVIKNK, from the exons ATGCTGGCCGCcgcctggctgggcaggggctcctgggggctCCTCCGCGGCGCGGCGCGGAGGCGGCCGGGCGGCGGAGCGAGGCCTCTGGGCGGCCGGCCCggctcggcggcggcgggaagcggggggcggcgcggcgggggcgtCTCGTGCGTGCCCGCCTGCGCGGGGCTCCCGCGGCTGCTGCGCGCGCCCGCCGGCGCCTGGCGCCTCCtgagcggcggggccgccccgcccgAGCCCCGGCGGGAGCGCGGCGCGGCGGGACCCTACGCCGAGCTG TATGAAAACCCCTGGACCATCCCAAATATCCTATCCATGGCGAGAATGGGTCTGGCGCCAGTTTTGGGCTATTTGATTGTTGAAGAGAATTTCAACGTTGCCCTCGGTGTGTTTGTCCTGGCTGGCGTGACAGACCTG TTGGACGGATTTATTGCACGGAACTGGGCTAATCAGAAATCAGCACTGGGAAGTGCTCTCGATCCCCTGGCGGATAAAATCCTCATCAGTGTGCTCTATGTGAGCCTAACTTGTGCAAATCTTATCCCAG TTCCCCTGACTTCCATGATCATCCTGCGGGATGCGGCGCTCATTGCCGCCGTCTTTTACGTGCGATACAAAACTCTTTCTCCACCG AGAACACTGAGTAGGTATTTTAACCCCTGTTATGCTACTGCACAATTAAAACCAACATTCATCAGCAAG aTGAACACAGCAGTTCAGCTGATTTTGGTGGCAGCTTCTTTAGCAGCACCCGTTTTCAATTATGTGGACAGCATATATCTGCAGACATTATG